The nucleotide window aatgcacggaattcactcgactaaaacatgaacctaccgatccgaacccattccaaggcattgccggtcaatcagcgtcatgataactactccaaaccaacaagccaccagattctggacggacaggtgcagcaccatacgcgcaccgtaataaacaaatccagaatcctcttttgtatgaattcaattcaagtgttgtttccacttgcatccgctagctgaattggaaagaaatgtgctacatatcacatgcacgtttacTTAgatcgtgtttctttttaacaccccaaGCATCAGAGCCGGTCGTaaagatggtggtgcaaatccaatggttgtgttgtgtctcaggtagcgagataaaaaatgaatggactttgtagccgcattggatgaaaatgtacgcatcaaaatcaaacagttttggggtttccacacgcacgcacacacgcaaacacacacattcatgtATGCGCGCACGCgtgcacgcacccacgaaaacGCGCACGCGACAACGCACctacgaacgcgcgcacgagcgagtacggttACTTTATCGAAAGAGAAGCTGATTGaactatcttgtagcgcatcctcatccaaaacGCCGGACGGGGAGGGGGGTCACGGCATGGTacagtgaacggtcactttcctcgcgctgtgagtgtgcgtgtgtgtgtcgagacccgaaaactcgagacagatttcggcacatttgaaaaatatatttattgccACTTTACATTGTGtttacatgatgcttagaaggtcgctgaagcatcaaacatgttaaaaaaaaatagattagtgttagacgttctcctacgcttgttttaaataggcttcttcaccctcgattggcaggGGTATCGAaaggtctcatcagcagcggcacgaaataaaataaaccatcaatacaccgataacactttaaatcccaaaccatcttctcccgcatcgtctcaaggtcacacacaaattaataaatcccgccatgcaattggcagcgatttgcgagggcacgcgagggctcgcacgccatacaagttcaccgccccagagccctcgcattaaagagcttgcgagccttggtagttttttcacccctagttttagcagttataattatagcaccccgagagcaagtataacattgaaaattatagcttactaaacacctacattttgagattttatttggcaaaaatcctcaaaaattggagaagtaatcttttcagcgaataacacctaaacaacaaaaacttatgtatgaaaaataaagattatttaatgaccttatgatttcgagcagatgataccactcccaaccctcgcaatgtttgacgggaagctctttaatgcgaaggctctggggcggtgaacttttacggcgtgcgagccctcgcgcgccctcgcaaattcctgtcaattgcatggcgggacCGTACCTTCGTGTGTACAAATAGAACCGTTACACGCAAGCGTAGAGACAAAACACTGCATAGGCACAAAAACCAGAATTGACATTACAGAATAATTGTAACCATTTGTAAACCCAAAAACTGATCTTCAGGATAATGACAGAAAACAGAAAGGGAAAGTAAAACCCAAAATCTAACTGAAGAGAAATGCACCGTATGAATAAAGATGCAAGATGAGACCAAGGCCTGCTCAATTAAGACACAGTTACGCACAGTACGCACAGTGACTCGGTTCAGTGCAGCCGTTTCGGTCTTATCTTAATTCGCATCAACAATACAAATGTGTTAAGTTAATTCATTGACTCCGCTCGTTACCTGGAGCCCCTGATGACTCCCAGTGATCATCCAAAACTCTGCTTTGTTCTGACAAATTGACCCCGCGAGTAATGTTTAATCCTCCTGCACCGCTGCTCCAACCATAGCAACCTGATTCGAACTTTACATGAGTATATACTGCCTCTACTTGGCTGTCACTATAAAGATAGTCCATTGTGGAATAGACAAACTGCATTTTATTGGTCGTGGTTGATCGCGCGGGCATGAAACCGAGCTGCATGGTGCTAACCCAAGTGTTGCGACGATCGCTTAGCAAagttaaattttaaaagaaaaggcATGAATATTTAAAGTGTATCCACCAATCGTTTGCCAACTGTCAAGATACTCGTACAGCAATTGGAGCGAGTCAATCGATCGTATGTTAAATGTTTGCGTTGGCATATTTCCAAGAAATAGAACTATTTTTCTTTAATGGACGAGAAAATTTGCtcaattattcatttttgtttagtttccGACGGATTTGAGTGTGATTAAATCAATACGAGTTCTGATTACAAgcgttttttatttatttatttatatagtAGAAGAGTTTCCATGAAATTATCTTCAACTCGcacgatttaacaacatgtccgtcgtgGGCATAAGCCTCATATGAAACCGTTAAGCAGTCCCCTCCGTAGCAAATATTGTTCAATCGGCTGTTTTACTTAAAAAGTCTCGAAAACCTGTATATACCGGCATGACCGCGTAGTTTGTTACGACCACATTAGGAAGTACAATTAAAATTGTGTGGTGCCAATctaaaatttttaattattaattattatttattaaaaatatttatttttttatttatctatctTTATGTATTTATTAGTCTTAAACTTAATCCTAGTCTTGGCCACACAACAACTATACATATCAAATTTAGCGAATATATCTAACGTATGGCTTCAAGGGATTATAAATTGTGTATGGTGGAATTTCCATGTGCAATTATTCTCTAATTTTCCCTCCAGTACCAACACATAAGATTTTTTTACCCTGAGGCATACCCAAGCAAGTGAACGTAAACCGAAACTCTCTTCACCCTTCTGTCTGTCATCAACTGAGGAGCAATTTTGCCAATTCCAAAGCACACCACGGTCTCCAGCGAGCTGTTCCATTCTATACCAATCGCAAACGAATATAATAAACCGAGAAATAACGGAACGAATCTCAAATTTATAACTCGCTTCTCcttttctccctttctttctctaACTGTTTTATGAAACGTAATATTGCTGCTACGTTGGACTCATGCAGCACCTGAAGTAGCCATCGTAGACGAAGAAGATGTGCCATTATACGATAAGTACTACGAAGTTGGATCGACGATAAAACTGATGTGCAAAATTCGACACATCTCGATGTTACGGTCTGTCGTTTATTGGATACACAACGAAAACACTCTTAATCATGATACAACACGAGGTGGTATCAGGTAAGCCTCATATTTTTACGTTTTTGAATGTTTCAATACATACCAACTACTGCTTTTACTTACTCtatattttcatcatctagaAGTCACTTCGATTGTTTACGATCAGTGGATCAGATTTCGGCTATAACTCGTACACACGCAAAATTTGTTCATTTATGGGTTGATACTTTAATCAATTGAAAGCAGCTGTACATGCATGCAGCATTCATGAACGAACACAAACGATGGTCCCATGTAATGGGTCAATCATGAGTTTCATCAGAAAACTGTTCTCGTGAAATGGTCGTAATggccccgctgcgcaaattcgagcagtttccagcgcagaaaatgtaccaaaatctgcgctggccagcgcagattttggctggtctcacgcgctggacttcagcgattcctgcgctgggtcgcgcagttcgggcagttcgggccaagttcgggcggcggcggagcaaaaaaaaaaacggtcaaaaaattaaaaaaaaaatggcgcccatttttttgtccgcttcttcctctcccctccctccttcaccctggcttgccttacttgagcttcagcccgtgccttccgccgccagctgattgggtgttgtggtgtatgcgttgatacttatatgtgcattgcggttatgtattgttattggtgggtgttagcatttattaattagtgtgtgaccttgggacgatgcgggagaagctggattgggatttaaagtgttatcggtgtattgatggattattttatttcgtgccgctgctgatgagacctttcgatgcccctgccaattgagggtgaagaagcctatttaaaacaagcgtaggagaacgtctaacactaatctaatatttttttatttgaacatgtttgatgtttcaatgaccttctaagcatcatgtagcacagtgtatagtggttataattttttttttaatttgcccaaatctgtctcgagtttttgggtctcgttacacacacacacacacagcgcggggaaagtgaccttTCACTCTAttatgtcgcgatcccccaccccgcccggcgctagggatgaggatgcgctacaagaaacctgaaccagccgttctaccgagaaggtagccgtaatcgatcatgcgtggagggggggggggtggtctagtggggggggggagtgcgtgcttgcgcgacttcgggggtgcgtgctcgcgagcgcgctttcgtgggtgcgtgctggcgtgcgcgctttcatgctcgcgggcgcgcgtacgtgcgtgtgtgtgtgcgtgcgtgcgtgctggcgtacgcgcgttcatgcatgtgcgcgcgcgcgtatgtgtgtgtgtgtgtatgtgtgtgcgagtttgcgcgcgcgtatttgtgtgtgagttagcgcgcgcgtgtttgtgtgtgagtttgcgcgcgcgtgtttgggtgtttgtgtgcgtgcgtttggaaacctcaaaactatttgattctgatgcgtacattttcatccgctgcggctacaaagtccatgcattttcgatctcgctacctgagagacaacacaaccattggcattggcatctttgcgatcggctctgctgttgggggtattaaaaagacacacgatctaagcaaacgtgcgtgtgatatattgcacatttatttctaattcagctagcggacgcaactggtaacaaaacttgaattgaattcatacaaaagaggattctggatttgtttattacggtgcgcatatggtgctgcaccagtccgtccacaatcgggcgtcttgttggcttgtcggtatcgtgacgccgattgaccagcaatgccttggaatgagttcggatcggtaggttcatgttttggtcgagtgcattccgtgcatttgtcgcgtcacagcggtagcccggcagcaacaaagtcaagacaaactcttccccaggtgtgaactgctatgctaagttcttcttattattattattattattgttggggtaatagcctatgcgatcatgccggccatttcaggacttgaataccacgtagccggatagtaagcctttgctacggcggacggttcatacgcggttagaacccatgacgggcatgctgttacgatgtgcggaatgatggcgttgccgcgggaccgctcctatccagcgggcaacttgcatactgccacactgtctcctgctcgatgcatacgctgcaggcagggggaaggatgcacctccacgatagaaaaaaacaccgtcatgaaccagcggtggatctaacggtaggcggactaggcggtcgccgaagatttctagtctgtagtatgtcgtatgtctacaagtggacagagtattagcgacaagggcccccggaaagatggtcgttggttccccgtggctagagaagtataatgtgcaatccatccatcccccctccatccgcctgcaatttaagtataatgttcaatttatctcccaacagctgtgtgccagtaccccctcctcccggtcatcagttaccatttacaggggcctcaattcgtctttccgcctttcatgaacacctttctttctttgacctatggatcataacattccggaagagcatacattcggcgacagttttgcatacacacgcacactcacaaccatgcgcaggatgcttagcatatctatgtaatcgggtaacagtttttgcaacaggcgaaagcaaaatcttagtgctatgcttactgcctaacacgttcagcacgatggcaggccccagggacagccagtgaactttccagtataccggttctacaatcagcttgcgttctagatgccggcggaacggtaagctcattaaaatcagcgccggactgaacgtgttaatgcggattaggattctgcgcgttgcacagcaaacccttctgcgtaaactagcgattccttagtcatttttatatttcagtgtttgaactcattgcgattttttggtttgatttgtgaaaatgcaacttcattgccgcaatgtttgttaacggcatttttaggcgccacaacagctcgcgagcattgaccacacgcgagaaagagatggcgctatggagggaaaagcacggacgacggctgacagcgattggccgtctgatgcaccaacacatccaaacctacggcagcgcgttcaggcgaggggtacgaggcggagccagggacgggtagctcgacgagctgcttgacaaatttgccgttggagagaaaaggaaggcatgataaaattctcagaacgccataacgccttccgtcgctttgcacagcgggaccgatcgaagctcttgatcggttgaagcgtttacggaatttcgagagagcgcgctgtatgtgtatgtctctttttgacaaaaaagctccggtacgcgatcgtgttggcgcaaaaatgatagtggccgaaaaatgtttcacatccacgttctctttcttttctcttttccctttcacctcgctttatcgttattgatttttgctctctagctacattgagcgagtggctgacaagttttcgatcgctttgcgcagcgggatacAACcggtcaaacattgcgagggttgggagtaatatcatctgctcgaaatcttatgcatttgaaaataatccttttgttttattcataaattataGTTTTTGCGGTGTTATTCGTCGAAaagattattatttctattttaattgattttttcaaaataaaatgtcaaaattgaGGTGTTTAGTATGCTACAATTTGTACTGTTATACCTGTTGttggggtgctataattataactgctaaactTAGGGGCGAAAAATctgccaaggctcgcaagctctttaatgcgggGGCTCTAGagctgtgaacttgtatggcgtgcgagccctcgcgcgccctcgcaaatcgctatAAATTGCATCCCGCCATGCATAGAGATTGCATCCCGGATATAgagaactgactatccgatAGCGTGATTTTAGTATATTTTAGAAGTCGTTTCAGCCCTGTCTACAGAATTGCTCGTTacgtcaaagaagaagaagaaaatttgtACGGGAGGCTATGAGCTTGCAGTGCGTCACGCGGCCTCGGCACGTGGGGGATGGCGAATCACCTGTACAACAAAGAGTGCAGGGAGATGGTAGCGAGCTGTGGGGTCTTATCGGCCACGAGCTGCAATCGACCAAATGGTTCCATGGAGCGCTAGTATGTGGTCAGTGAGTGCACTAGGTAGTTCGGCAGGTGCCAATCCGACCCGTGCGTGCAACGAGTTCAAGACGACACGAATGAACTGGATCGTTTACGGATGGTTCCGACAGAGAAAGATTACGAAGGATCCTTTCCTCGGGGCCTCACGTGGCCGCTTAGTTTGCGTACTGGCTAATCCGCCCCTGCCCCCACCTCACTATTGTTTGCCTTAAGGCTTACGGCAAATACAGTTTACATTTGTTATTCTAAACTATGTTAGCATTATTGAACAGCAATACGAAAGAAAAGGAATGAGAAGGAGAAAGGGAGTAAATAAATGGGGAACTAACCAGAGCGGAAGAGAGCGGACGAGCAGGAAGGGTGATAGTCGAAGAGGTGAGATGAGAAGATGAAAGCGGGGATTGCGTGTAGCAGCGTTCATTGTTCGGAAGCTATGATGGATTCTAAACAATGGGGGACGAGAGTGAAGCAAACAGGAGGGAGCATACAGGAGCAGGGAGGACATACAGGAAGGGAGCAACATGCATTTTTTTGCAAGTTGATGTTCTTTCTTATGTATTGTCTACATTGTCCACATCAATCTTATGAGCTGCGCATCGTAAAAAGCttctttatctttttcttatttgtcACAGTAACCATTGCTTCGactgtaggactgactatcctgctatggtaacaataagtcactgaaagccaagctcactttactagtgggtacaggcaggcctggactgacatcggttgttgtgccaaagaagaagaagaagaaccatTGCTTTTCTGCCTGCCTCAgccacttcttcttcttcttggcgcaACAACCTACGCGGTCATGCCGGATAGTTAACCGTTGCTACGATAGATGGTccatatgaggcttgaacccatggcgagCATGTTGCTAAGTCGTGTGAGTTGACGTGGCCTGTTACTAATTGGTTTACCCCTAGCTAGATAGGCAGTCCTGGGCCTCTAGGATCAAACGGGGCTTGAACGCAGGACGGTCATGTTGTTGTGTTCGGATAGCACGACAACGAGGGGCAGCCAAATCTAGCCAAGCCATCCATAAAATGCGGGGACGCGTGGAGCAGCTTTGCGCGTGATAGGACCGGCTGCATCACCGGCATTTGAGGCTCCCGGGGACCGGTCGGCACAGCTAATCTTCGAGCGCAGCCGCAGCGTTATCGACTATGCATGCAGCATACACGCCACTTACGTATCCTGCGTCAATCGCCAGGACAGCGACGGGCTAGAACATAACTTTCTATGCCATCCTTCAGGCAGCGACATGGCCGCGCAGCACCATCCACAACGATGATGCGTCTCCAAAAAAGGCGAGAGAAGGAGCAAGCCACACAACGCGAGCGAGCGATGCATGCGTCAGCCAAGCCGGGGCGGGTCGCTCCTCGCTTACAGCATCGAGCGAGAGGCGGGGGAGACGTTCATTTTTCTCTTCCGAACAGTAGACCCCGGTAATATGATTAAAAGGGTACCCCATGGTGGGTAAATCCTAACCTTCAATCCGGTAGGAGGGAGAGaggaagggagggaggggtGGGAGAAGATTGGAGGGTTTGTACGttcatcaagaaaaaataatgaaaagacAATAGGTGTTCAATGATATCcctcattttaatatttgacTTTCCGTTGACTTTAACTAAGCGTTGGCTGGCTTAACATGTGCGGACAAGTGCATTGAATGATCTTttatttgaattgtttttttttttgcacaagcgcaACTAACTGCACTaacaaataacataaaacCAGTACGAAGCATGCAATCAATCGATCCGGCAAATAGCTCGAACGGTAAATCGATTCCATCCACACGACAACTTGCGCGTTGATCAAATCCAGATTCGAACGACGGCGCTCTAGCCAACGCGCAATACATCAGCAgccaaaaaaaacgggaaggaaaaaaacaataaccccAAGTCAAGCGCGCTCACACAAGGTCAAGCATTCGCCAATAACTGCTGGGAAAACGAAGGAGGTGGGGAAGGACGTCACTGAAATCGCGTATGATCTGGTAGAACGGATAAAGAAGACAGCAGATAAGCGATATCACTCCCACCACCATCATATGAACAGCTGGTGTGATCGCAACTACCGACCAGGAAGGAGTAAGGGGGAGggcaagattttttttctagccccatcaaatttattttttgtggcTGCTATTCGATACAACAACCCTGGGCAATCCGCCACAATTTTTGCCATAAAACCCGTCAAAAAAAATTCGCTTGGTCGAGTAACCTCTTAAACCGGACGAAATCTTCAATTTTGCGGCTAGGGTTATCGCTCACTGAACTGTCAAAATATGACCCAAGCAGCAAATTCTCCTGAACAAAACATGTATGATACATTCAAATCCAAACACAATTCAATAGTTTGTATCACATATTATAACAATTTTCTGTATCAGTCAATTCACGTATGCATAATATACGACATAAACATTTAAGACGGAATAATCTCATGAATTTTATGTTCTTAATTTCAGTGTTAAGACCAATTTAACGGATATTGGAGCCAATTCGACACTTTTTGTAGCTAAAGTTAAGCGACAGGACTCTGGCACCTATATGTGTTCCATTGGACCGAACCAACATTATTCTATTTCAGTGCATGTGCTCAACGGTAAGTATTCACTGGATTATTCTTTACATATCTTACCATTGCGGAGGATTTACTTCCTTCACAGACATTGGACCCTACCCAAGCGATTGAAAACGCTGAAAAGTAGCGAGAAGAGTAGCTCGTGAAGTAGCTTCTACTTCCCGTGCTACTTTGGTTGCTTAGAGTCAGAAAAATGTAGAACACATGGGTtccaggaaagagcaaaaaaaagagttcTTCAGTGtacacacacgcgacgactaaggcggcgctctagcagcaatcgaacacgacatccgacacgaacaaacccatataatctaAAGGAGGTGCACtatcagacacaaacaaacaaacaagacaaacatgtcaaatcccatacatttttcatgttcgatatcgtgttcgattggtgctagagcgccggctAACGCTCACGCTTACGTTCTGTTCTACGTTCCCCTTCTTCGAATTTAAGATCAGCATTTCCATCGACGGCGTGTGTGTCGTCGATGTGACGATGTGtgtcgtcgcgtgtgtgttgtcgatttggtcagaaaaaactttttctttaCACCAAATCTGTGACTTGGAATGTCGGTGTTCCGATtagaccagcggtcggcaaacttttgaggtaaAGGGCCAAATTAAGTGAATGATcaagtgccgcgggccaggagaatgcggtttttttatcattgtgcttaaattattacaatttaaacttacaacgttgtttttctgtaattatatcatctaagcatggttcaaaattgatgatacctgctgttaaatattaaaataaatattcacgGTCAATCCGATGGCACATTAGTGTTTTACAATGTGGTGGATTGCTTATAGCAATGTCTTAGTTGTAatcaagtagccattggttacagcaaccgtggttacactgaatatcgaataaatgtagttagtcttagttcactcttagaacggtttacatcgtctttcaatcgctcctacattggtgaccccgacgtgatctcCGGATTGTTATTAGTTCTCctaatttgaaaatttgtgaACGAACATGTCTACCGAAAACGTTACTAACGAAGAAACTTCCCCTGCTACTGCAGCCGTTTCGGTTAAACTTCCGGAATTCTGGAAGAACGATCCATCGTTGTGGTATTCGCAAGCTGAAATTCAGTTTTTGTTGGCCGGCGTTCATAaggatgaaacaaaattttatcATATTGTCGCTAAACTCGAACAATCCGTGCTTTGTCATATCGCCGATTATGTAAAACAGCCTCCTGCGACAGGAAAATATGAAGCCGTTAAGCAGCGCCTCATCTCTCGATTCGAGCTCACGGAACAAGCCAAAATGGATCAGCTACTTGGATCGTACGATTTTGGAGACCTTCGTCCTACGCATCTTTTAACGAAGATGCAGGAACTTGCtgccggattgaatgtgaaTGATTCCTTGTTAAAAAGACTATTTCTGCAAAAACTTCCAGCTAATATACGTGCAATACTTAGCATCCACGATGGAAGTCTTTCGAAGCTGGCGGAGATGGCAGataaaatgatagaaatgGCTCCTCAAACATCAGTTATCCATGCTTCTGTGCAAAAAGAAACGACGGAAAATTTAGCAGAAGAAGTTGCTGCCATGAAAGTAGAGCTACGCCAAATGAAAGCACGGCAACCTGAGCGCGGTCGATTGCGTTCCACTTCTCAAAATCGTACCAATGAAAACATCTGTTGGTATCACCGGAAGTATGGAAATCGAGCTACGCGATGTCGAAGCCCTTGTCAGTATCATCAGTCAAAAAACTAGATTTCCGCCCATCCGAAATCGGCGAGGTGGGCGGATTAAGAATTAGTCGCCGTCTGCAAATCTTCGACAAATCTTCTAGTATTCGGTTCTTAATCGACACGggatcggatgtatcgataatACCTGCATCCAAGATAGAGAAGACTCGAGAACCATCGCCGTTTTTACTCCATGCAGCAAACGGAACGAAAATACGAACGTATGGGAGCAAGTTTGTTTCAGTGGATCTCGGACTACGCCGAAAGTTTTCGTGGAATTTTTTGCAAGCCGACGTTACTTCTGCAATTATTGGTGCCGATTTCCTCGCGCATTTTGGTCTTCTTGTAGATCTTGGAAACAGAAGACTTATTGATGGTGGTACGAAATTACACACTGTTTGTGGATTATCGAAATCTTCGGTTTACGGTGTAACAACTATAGCAAAAGATCATCCTTTTCGAGACTTGCTGGTCGAATTTCGAGAAATCACCGCCCCGCCGACAATGCGCACTGAGGTAAGACATAATGTAACCCATCATATTCAAACCACTGGACCTCCAGTTGCTTCCAAACCTCGTAGAATGCCGCCAGACAAACTCCAAGCCGCTAAAAAAGAATTTGAGACCATGATGGAGCTCGGGATTTGTCGCCCTTCCAAAAGCAGTTGGGCAAGTCCACTTCATTGCGTACCGAAAAAGAATGGTCAATggcgctttgtcggagattaCAGGAGTTTAAACCGGATGACTGTGCCAGATCGTTATCCTGTGCCACATATTCACGATTTGCTAAACAATTTCTTAGGTAAGAATTGTTTTACCACTCTAGATTTGGTACGAGCATATCATTTTGTTCCGGTCGAGGAATGCGACGTTCCAAAGACTGCTGTAATCACTCCGTTCGGGCTCTTTGAATTTACCAAGATGCAATTTGGATTATGCAACGCGAGCCAGACATTTCAGCGCTTTATGCATCATGTCACGTATGCTCTGAATTCTAATTCAAATCATCTTCCTCATGAAGAACGATATTTGCAGTACATTTCGAGTTTCACAAAAGATATTCGGCACATTAGTGGCAAAGACAATTCTGCTGCAGACGCATTATCCAGAGTCAACACCATCTCAGCTCCTTCAACAGTggattttgaattattatcgAAAGCGCAGCATGACGATCCAGAACTACAGAAGCTACTTGCTGATCGAACTACATCAATGAACTTGCAGTTAAGATCATCTGTTTCAACTAATCAATTGCTGTATTGTGATGTGTCGGATAATGTACATGTCAGACCGTATGTACCAGAGAAGTTACGGTTAGAAGTTCTTCGCAACATCCATTGCCTTTCTCATCCCGGTGTTCGAGCAACGAGAAAAATGGTTGCGCGAAGGTTTGTTTGGCCCTCAATGAATCGAGACGTCGCCCGCTTCGTTAGATCTTGTATTGATTGTCAACGATCGAAAATCCATCGGCATACATCTGCGGCGCTCAACGAATTCGAGCTTCCAAAAAGTCGTTTCCGCCATGTTCATATCGATTTGGTTGGACCACTTCCGACGTCGAACGGAAAGCGGTATTTATTAACGATGATCGACCGGTTTAGTCGTTGGCCGGAAGCAGTTCCTTTGCCAGATATACTAGCAGAAACAGTCGCTAAAGCATTTTGCGAATGTTGGATTTCTCGGTTTGGTGTTCCAGAAACAATCACGACCGATCAAGGACGACAATTTGAATCCGAATTGTTCACGGAATTGACGCGGCTTCTTGGGGCTCTCCGTATTCGTAC belongs to Anopheles merus strain MAF unplaced genomic scaffold, AmerM5.1 LNR4000629, whole genome shotgun sequence and includes:
- the LOC121602795 gene encoding uncharacterized protein LOC121602795, coding for MCKIRHISMLRSVVYWIHNENTLNHDTTRGGISVKTNLTDIGANSTLFVAKVKRQDSGTYMCSIGPNQHYSISVHVLNGKYSLDYSLHILPLRRIYFLHRHWTLPKRLKTLKSSEKSSS